The Candidatus Zixiibacteriota bacterium nucleotide sequence TCGAGATATTCCGTAATCCTGCCTTCCCACCCGAGACGCTTCAGTCCGGCGGCGGCGAGAAGCAGCGCGTCCACCGTCCCCGAGTCGAGCTTCTTCAACCGCGTGTCGATGTTCCCCCTCATCGAAACGATCGTCAGGTCCGGGCGCGAGCACAGCAGCTGCGCCTGCCGGCGCAGGCTCCCCGTCCCGACAACGGCGCCTTTCTTGAGCCGGTACAGCCCTTCGCCGTTCCTGCTGATCAATACATCCCGCGGATCCTCCCGCTCCGGCACTGCCGCGAGCGTGAGGCCCGGAGGCAGCTCCGCCGGAAGGTCCTTCATCGAATGGACGGCGATATCGATCTCGCCCCTCAGAAGCGCTTCCTCGATCTCCTTGACGAACAGCCCTTTTCCGCCCAGCGCGGCGATCGAGGCCTCGGAGAAGCGGTCCCCGCTGGTGCGGATCACGACCAGGCTCACGCTGGTTCCCGGGTAGCGAGCCTGGATCCTCCCTTGGACCCACTGCGCCTGGGCCAACGCCAGCTTGCTCCCCCGTGTACCGATTCGAATCGCGTCCATCTACGCGCGACTCACTCCTTGGGATCGAGATCGAAGAGCCGCCGGAGAGCCGCGACGTAGAGGAGGTCCTCGTCGTCCTGCCGCCCGGCCTTCAGTCGCGAGATCGGCCCGTGGAGCATCTTCTTGATCATGGCAGAGGTCATCCGGTCCAGAGCTTGCCTTTCCCTGTCCGAGAGCTCCCTGAGAGCCCCGCTCAGGGACTTCTCCAGCTCCCTGCACCGGATCTGCTCGAACTTGTGGTGCAGCGCCGCGATCGTCGGGGCGCGCTCGAGGGACCGCAGCCAGCGGTCGAAGCTCTCGACCTCTTCCTGGACAATTTGCTCCGCTTTCTCCGCTTCGGCTGATCTTTCCTGGAGGTTCTCCTCGGCCACCGCCTTG carries:
- the hemC gene encoding hydroxymethylbilane synthase, with translation MDAIRIGTRGSKLALAQAQWVQGRIQARYPGTSVSLVVIRTSGDRFSEASIAALGGKGLFVKEIEEALLRGEIDIAVHSMKDLPAELPPGLTLAAVPEREDPRDVLISRNGEGLYRLKKGAVVGTGSLRRQAQLLCSRPDLTIVSMRGNIDTRLKKLDSGTVDALLLAAAGLKRLGWEGRITEYLEPEVCLSAPCQGALAIETRAGDATCDKLGFLHDPCSGYEVAAERGFLQRFGGGCRVPLGARAFVEGAELRVAGIVAAPDGSRACRGRSAGPIERASELGRELAERLLSEGAASIIAAATAPG